TAAATAtccagaataagaaaaaaaaaagaatcagtttttttttttttaaaggaaaaggtgaACCAATATTTTCCTGCCAGATTCGTGGTAATTCTGACTcaaataaaactgaactttGTAATGAAAtaagactgatttattttaagttataaGCAAAAGGAATCAGCacagaaattcatttcagatttttctgatCCTTGATGACTTAATATTTTAACCTTAGCATTGACTTACACTATCCTCCACCATGcaaaggttttatttaacaTGAAGCAAAACCAATTTTTctataactgaaaataaagggTCATGAAGTCTCCTACAAAACAAGGCAAAGAGCTTTACAGGCATAAAATTATGTAGGTCCATACACACTCACAACATGAATACCTTTGTAAACACCAAAGTACAGTTGTATTTATCAGCAGATGTAACAACTGCtacattatttttagttttgctgTTGCAGAACCAATAATTTAAATACCTATAAGAGGAAAATGGTTGTGCAATATCTGATGCAACACCACCTGCTAGCCATTAGCAAGAATTACTTCTGTAAATAGAGTTTAAAACATGAGTTACCTCAAATGTCTGTCCTTCCAAATCCTTAGCATCACACCAGTTTCCCCAAGGGTCTCGCACTCGCCGTCTTCTTGTACGCTGCAGCAAGCAAATCAACGTGAGTGAAAGatcaaacttctgaaaaaacTGCATTTGCTTCATTTAATCAATCATAACAACATAATCCAAAAGGTTACTGCTGCATGAGTTTTAATAACACTATGACatatttccagaaaagaaaaaacaccccTGGAGTTCTGCAGAATTAAGTAGCTTACAATGTGCCATGAAATATCACCAgtgaagttttcagtttttaaggctgtaaagaaaaacacctgGATGACACTCCACGGAACATCAACAGCACATTATTATCCAACTGCAAATTACAGCACAGACAACACAAAGCTATAAACCAGTATGTTTATGTCTAGTGTATGCTACTGttctttatattaatttttttttaagtgagattGATTTAGTTTTCTTCTCATCAACTGATTTACTCTGCTATGAAGTACTTAAAAATGCTacattaaatgcaaatatgaaaattaaatctggCAAACATTTGTAACTCACGTAATTACGAATGAGTTACTACTGTGCTTAACTGAGAGCCTTATGCACGCAGGAAGTAATATCATATACACAGTATACTTAATGATTAAAACACAAGCAACTTAATCACACGCTACCAATAAACTCCACTGTTTTCTGGCTAATTTAGGCTAATAAATCATGGAGAGATGGAAAGAAGTGGCTGGGGCTACGTGGAAAAGACTGAAACATAATCTTTGATTTCTGTTCAGGTACTTATCTTTatgcaagaaaagagaaattaggACAGATACctgtcagaaagcaaaacttcagACTAACTTAGGACTTACTTAAGACTAACACTTGAATTGCACAGCATCCTAAGGAAACAGCAAACCGAACAAAAGAAGTTTCCTGAGATGCCctgacttgaaaataaaaactgaaaaaacttACAcgttaagtgtttttttttccccccaccttcttctcccccacccccaaaaacgTACCATGGACTGCAAACGCTGAGCAAGCTGGTATGCTTCCACTGTGTCTTTGCCTTCTTTGGAGCGTGTTTTATCAGCTGGTTGGGGCCTGTTATAGACAGCCTGTTCTACAGAACAGATAAACAGATACATGCTGTACTTCAGTAAAGTATGAAGCGATAAGCAAATGCCATAAAGAAGAACCCAACACACTGAAATGACATCTCCTGATGGTCATATTACTGAATGATTGTAGTCTTCTCTCACTACCAAAGaatttttaagacagaaaacctccttccttcctgttaATTAATTTCTAGTAACTTCTACTTCAGACAAAATTTATTGTAGGTCATTCCTCTCTTCCTAGGTGTCCTTCAGCTCAGGACCAAAATCAACCCAATATAGAGCCTCTCAGAGTACTAATGACAGTAACTTTTAGGTGTATACATACTTTTACTCTGTCAATTCTAGTATTTGATTCTTGTCAGAAGTAGTTGAGGGCAAagacattgttttatttaggaaaTACCTATAATTCAATATGggaaagcagggaaaggaaacagTAGCTCTAATGCTATTTTCGGGGGAAGGAAGGCAAAATTTCAGGTGCAGTATGTCTTAGGACTTCATGCTAAATGAAGTACTAAGATTCTCTGCTACAGAACCTAAATAAACAACTATTTAAGACTTTTAAAGTACAGGGAGCAGAGAAGTTAGAAGACTATCCACGTGTACACTTGGTTCTGCTTAAGTGCAGTCATCTGTGCTTCAATGAAGTGAACTTTGACTTTCTTTTGAAGACTTATCTACCAACCTTCACGTTCACCCTTCCcatgaaaacattcattttaataggAAAGCTGACACCCAACAATAGATGCTCTCAGGATGCACcaattaaaatttaagttttgAATCaattccaataaaaaaaaatatatatatatatatatatttttttaccaCAGCCGAAGTTAATTGCTCCTATTAATTCCAAGTATGTGTGGATCCGTCCAATACAGTTAACATCACCGCAGTTCTTAAGGCCCGGACGCACAGAGGTCTTGTTCAGGTATTTGGGTTTACATCTCTCcctaaaataaagcagaacacATCAtcaaatcacaaaacaaaccatTGAAGGGGGCAACTTGTGTGACTTCTCTGAGGTTAAGATGAGACACcgaaatgtttttttccctgatgcACACACCATGCAGAGCAATTGCAGCAAAAACACAagtttcacaaaacaaatttaaattagaATAAGCTGTTAATATACTAAGGCCACTCAACGAGAACCCAGTTAGACTTGGTAATTCTTTCTACTAAAAAGCAAGCTAACCCAGCCAACAAGCACGTAAACCAAAACTGTAACAAGCTATGCTTAGCCTGCTACCACAGATCATTAAGGTTCCTTAAACTGATTCTTTGCAGATGgaacataaaatattcaaatgtacAAGCACTACTCCAAATTGATTCttaatttgaagtttttttgaTCAAGAATCTTTTCTACAGTGCAGACTTCCTTTTAGCTGCCCTTCTATGAAGGCATTGCTACACGCCATTATGGAACAAGTTTAATCAgatattttgaagaaacattAAAGCCATATATGCTTTCTTATATATTGGATgacaaaaactgaaaggaaaacaagcattGCCAAAATGGTAGCCAGACTAACTACTATACCAGaacaaaatgcttatttttgtaaCGCTTCGAAATATTTCCATTGCCTAGCTTCCAGAAtgccacaaaaaaacaaaaggaggagTTAAAAGAAGCATTAATAATCAGGGCTGTTCACTGGTAATCTTTAGAATGCTACCATATAAATAAtcatattattttcagaagcaagCTATTGGGATTAAGTACTGCTTTAGCTACAACCAAGGAGGACACAAGTGACATTCCAACCAGTTGcaattagatgatctttaaggtacCTTCCAGACCAAActattgtatgattctatgatttgaatcccttatttcagaaagcaaaattaacgCATCTTACCATTGATCCAAAATATAATTCCTAATTTTCAAGTAACGCTCTGGTGTTTTAGCCTGACGCCCTTCAAAAAATTCAGGaatagcttgtttttcttcttccaggaTGATGCTTCTATCAATCTCCACTTCTTGATCAGGTGGCTTAagctcctctgcttcctcttgATGATCTTCATCCACTTGGCAGGGAGAATGAAAAAGCAATCCATTATCAGCAAGGTCTCTCTGCTCCTCATTACGCTCTTTATCAGCAACTTGTCTAGACCCATGAGATGTTCCTGTTCTACCTTGTTCAACTTTCTCAATAAAATTATTGCATTGCTGGTAATCTAAATTCACAGATTTATCACCGTTCATGTGCTGAGAACATGTTGCTGCGACACCTCGAAATAGTAACACATCCGCTGTGTCCTGTTTGGTATGCTGAGAATCTTCTTTAGGTAAAGAAATAGCAGAACCATGTCCAACAGATAGAAAAACGTGTTCCATTCCTTTCGTTTCTTCAACTGGGCTTCTTGAAATCACAGATAATTCAGGTTTTCCAGCATCTTGCTGGAACGTAGGAGGAAATAGTTCATCCATGTCATCGGTTATGTCTACTTCTTCATCATCTGACAGCTTTTCAATTTTCACTGCATTCAGATTAGGGTCTGCACGGCCTCTCAAGTTTCCAGATGACCATGCTTCTACCCTTATCCCATCTTCAGAAGGAAGACTGCTACCACACtgattttgctcttctttttcagattCATCATTTTTTGCCTTAGAAAAGTACAAAATacttttaggaggaaaaaaaacaacaaaacaatccCCTCTGCCtgtaaaattgaaattttaCTTTCTAACACATTTTAATCCATTGCAATCAACTTTTACACAGCATTATAGGTATACTAGTCAAAGTCTACTAGCATTTACTTTAGTTCAAAAACAGACAATAGTAATTCCTTCTTAAAAGCCCCTAAAGTTTCAAATGCAACTAAAGCTAAAACTACAATGAACGTGTAGTTCATTTTAGTTCATACAGTAAAGCTATAGTGtagaaaacaagtattttcagaCTAAAAATCAACATCATGAGAACTTAGTTAACTGCACATTGTTTAGTTATaccagcaataaaaatattgaagtcTTTCTGGGAATTTGAAGTCCTGtctaatttcatatttaaatctGCAAAGAAGCATGTTCTACTTTTctgaatatgaaaagaaatagacTAGGTACTTTGACAGCAGTATCCTgaaaaagacagatgaaaacCAAACTACACATACAACAACATACTCGAGATACTGCTTACCTTGTTCTTAAAGTACTGCCTAGCATAGCTCTTTACTTGTAGAACAGTACGACTTCCAATCAACTTGGCAATTTTTGTCCACCGGCGACCAAACTTCACCTAGTACAGAGCACATTGAAGTTAGCCAGCCTCTGATGTTACGGACATTGCACTTTATGTCCaagaaggatttaaaaactCAATCATTCattacaaacacacaaacagtaCAACTAAACTCAAGAATCTCACTAGTCATattttaccaagaaaaaaagcacatccaGCAGTAAGAATTATTGCTGTTCTTCACTCAATGCAGACATGCTATAAATTGTGTTGCTTATTAACTCGAGGAATCctgctgaaataaatttgtACTTGCTGAATCAAACCCTACTACATTCAACACTGTACAAGCATACCATCTCTAAAAATCTTGAAATACTAGCTAACAGATTTCACTTTATTAGCTGACTTGCTTTAACTACAGAATGTAGTATGCAATTAACTACAGCAATATGATTATACAATTCATAAAGCTGCATGTTTGAGATACTTTGTGATCTCAAATTGTAATCAGTCtcacacaaacaaaatctgGTAAACAAACAGAACCATTTTTGGCAATTCATCAGTATAAATCTGATTTATCATTACACCCTTAGTAGGTggcaattatttttaacaaattagaagtgcaaaagcagaagcagataAATATAGCAAGcttacttattattattttgctactGAAGTTAAATTAATGACATGTAAACAAGATATTACATATAAACATAAACATACCAGTCCTTGTTCaaacagttctttttcttctgacgTCCACTTCACTGAGTAGCTAGTTGATTTTGTAGGTGATCGCACCCTAGAACAAGAAGGAAACCGAAGTTAGtggtttcttaaaaacattctcAAGTCTCAGTAACTGAAGACAACTCCTGACAAGAGGACTAATACTCATCTCCTGTAAAGCTCAGGGTATTGTTTTAAGCATGAATGTGGCTGAACATTGAGAATTATGTCAATTTTTCTAACACAAAGGAAGATTCAAAACAACACAACATTTGTCAGTAACTAATAATGCAGAGTACATAGAACAAGTAAACAGAGAAGTTCAGGCAAGAAAGCTAACTTGaatcaacactttttttttaaatataaggaCCACTGTGCtacaaaacatatatatatatatatatatatgtgtatgtatgtatgtgcgTATTTTACTACAGGCCTCTTACTACACACATTTCTGTGTGCTGAAAGATCCCTTACATAATTTTGTACAGACAACTTAATCTTGTGGAACTATTTTTTGTGTACTGTATCTTAACAAATCAGAAGccacactgaaaaatgtaactCAATTAAAgtgtaaaaatgtataaaagtaataaaaaaaataaaataaataatactctTATTAAAGTGTACGTACATGACCTTTCCAGTTTTCTTATGTGGActgcaaatacaaaacagaatgaaattaaaattagtaATTGTGATGCTATTGCATATCTCAGCAAGCAACCTTATTGTAGAAGGACTTTTAGTTTCTCatgtgagttttttttctagaacaCGACTTACCTTTTCATAGatcttttctctgcttccttttgaTTGAGCcatattttctcagaaagtgATTTATTAGATAAATAATATCTGAAATTGTTATTAAGAACGTTTTCAAAGCATAAGGAATAGCTGTACATGTGAGAATTCTAAAAATCGTATAAATTACACTGGCTCACGATCATTCAGTTGTAGAAATAACTGCACATACggctttcaaaactgaaatatgcaCTATTTCACATACTCCTAGTAGTAACAAAGAAGGAAGGGGTATTTGATTTCTGAATCTACACGCTCACTTTACTTTGAGCAAACTAGGTATCCTGCTTCCacaacagaatttttcttttttgacataGAAACCATACTGAGTACTTTTCTTTGTACTTATACCTTATCCGTTTTCAAATTAATCCTCAATAATTCAttctgttgctttattttcttgtttcttttattactgAGTATCACTCAATCACAAAAAGAACATGAACATAAATTGGACCATGAATAGTACTGCCATCACCTCCCTTGATTGCTGAGGTCAACTTATGCCAGAAACACTACTAATGATAAGAATATTTCAgccaaaactttaaaaaaaaataaagctgttccTTCCACTCATTTCATCTTGCATGCTGTCAAAGTATACACGtaacaagaccaaaaaaaaacaacaaaacagtgaaCCAGTGCAAGTGAAGAACTTGTGCTACCTATGTAAGGCCTACAAATTCTGTAATTTAAGTCATCCCTGCCCCTACCTCAATGTCTTTCCAGCtgtctcttcctccctccctctcaaGCGAGCACCCAAGAACATTACGTTTCCAACCAGTAAACTATGTAACTGTGACTATTTTTAGGTATTGTCAATAGACCGTGAAGAAGCCAACAACTTAGCATCAGCGTGAGCTAGGGGTAGCTGTATCATTTAATTAAGGGATCCTCTCTGACTCCTGTAATCTGCCTACAAGGTGAGAGCGTTCCAGTCACATTCACAAGGAAACGCGAATTTGTCCGTTTCCTTTGGAAACAAGAAGTTTTCTGttctcacacagaaaaaaaacaaaacataaaagcacGTCAGGAAAAGGATACTCTTCCTCCAGCAACATTTTCTCAATGACAGCCCTGTTTTCTTCACTAATGCTGCTGTCCAATGTCCACGGCTgcaaataatacaaatatttcttaatcTTTGAATTCTGTCATGCTGTTATTTGAGTACCAAGATTCAATATATAATAGCTTCTAAAAGAGCATGTACAAGAACATGTAGCATGTAAGAGAatagagaaaacagaagctgtgaTAACCTTGCTAGAAGTAGCGTTCATTTTAGAATTGCTTACAAGACTGTTATCAGTTCTCCAAGATGAATCAAGATAGTGGTCCTGCAGCAAGCTTGAAGCTGTATTTTCAtgatctctgaaaaaaaaaaacaaaaactgttcaaaaacaacacaaata
This Cygnus olor isolate bCygOlo1 chromosome 8, bCygOlo1.pri.v2, whole genome shotgun sequence DNA region includes the following protein-coding sequences:
- the MYSM1 gene encoding deubiquitinase MYSM1 isoform X1, translating into MVAQRHARCSFGCFHLPSPSPRLRPASPQGAASPREPRVRRRHAAHPLPRSLFASRERGVAVMAAEEPEVDVEGDPAAVPGEGAPGDHENTASSLLQDHYLDSSWRTDNSLPWTLDSSISEENRAVIEKMLLEEEYYLSNKSLSEKIWLNQKEAEKRSMKSPHKKTGKVMVRSPTKSTSYSVKWTSEEKELFEQGLVKFGRRWTKIAKLIGSRTVLQVKSYARQYFKNKAKNDESEKEEQNQCGSSLPSEDGIRVEAWSSGNLRGRADPNLNAVKIEKLSDDEEVDITDDMDELFPPTFQQDAGKPELSVISRSPVEETKGMEHVFLSVGHGSAISLPKEDSQHTKQDTADVLLFRGVAATCSQHMNGDKSVNLDYQQCNNFIEKVEQGRTGTSHGSRQVADKERNEEQRDLADNGLLFHSPCQVDEDHQEEAEELKPPDQEVEIDRSIILEEEKQAIPEFFEGRQAKTPERYLKIRNYILDQWERCKPKYLNKTSVRPGLKNCGDVNCIGRIHTYLELIGAINFGCEQAVYNRPQPADKTRSKEGKDTVEAYQLAQRLQSMRTRRRRVRDPWGNWCDAKDLEGQTFEHLSAEELARRREEEKLKPAKSSKGSRQIKSSFDPFQLIPCCLFTEEKQEPFQVKVSSEALLIMDLHSHVSMAEVIGLLGGRYSEADKIVEVCAAEPCNSLSTGLQCEMDPVSQTQASETLAARGYSVIGWYHSHPAFDPNPSIRDIDTQAKYQSYFSRGGAMFIGMIISPYNRNNPLPYSQMTCLVISDEISSDGFYRLPYKFEVQQMSEEPQWELIFEKTRWIIEKYKFCHSSVPMDKIFHRDSDLTCLQKLLECMRKTLDKVTNCFIAEEFLTQIENLFLSTYKSEEKSNAEESKNECSNELPM
- the MYSM1 gene encoding deubiquitinase MYSM1 isoform X4 — encoded protein: MVAQRHARCSFGCFHLPSPSPRLRPASPQGAASPREPRVRRRHAAHPLPRSLFASRERGVAVMAAEEPEVDVEGDPAAVPGEGAPGDHENTASSLLQDHYLDSSWRTDNSLPWTLDSSISEENRAVIEKMLLEEEYYLSNKSLSEKIWLNQKEAEKRSMKSPHKKTGKVMVRSPTKSTSYSVKWTSEEKELFEQGLVKFGRRWTKIAKLIGSRTVLQVKSYARQYFKNKAKNDESEKEEQNQCGSSLPSEDGIRVEAWSSGNLRGRADPNLNAVKIEKLSDDEEVDITDDMDELFPPTFQQDAGKPELSVISRSPVEETKGMEHVFLSVGHGSAISLPKEDSQHTKQDTADVLLFRGVAATCSQHMNGDKSVNLDYQQCNNFIEKVEQGRTGTSHGSRQVADKERNEEQRDLADNGLLFHSPCQVDEDHQEEAEELKPPDQEVEIDRSIILEEEKQAIPEFFEGRQAKTPERYLKIRNYILDQWERCKPKYLNKTSVRPGLKNCGDVNCIGRIHTYLELIGAINFGCEQAVYNRPQPADKTRSKEGKDTVEAYQLAQRLQSMRTRRRRVRDPWGNWCDAKDLEGQTFEHLSAEELARRREEEKLKPAKSSKGSRQIKSSFDPFQLIPCCLFTEEKQEPFQVKVSSEALLIMDLHSHVSMAEVIGLLGGRYSEADKIVETFLTGLCSGAVQ
- the MYSM1 gene encoding deubiquitinase MYSM1 isoform X3, with protein sequence MAAEEPEVDVEGDPAAVPGEGAPGDHENTASSLLQDHYLDSSWRTDNSLPWTLDSSISEENRAVIEKMLLEEEYYLSNKSLSEKIWLNQKEAEKRSMKSPHKKTGKVMVRSPTKSTSYSVKWTSEEKELFEQGLVKFGRRWTKIAKLIGSRTVLQVKSYARQYFKNKAKNDESEKEEQNQCGSSLPSEDGIRVEAWSSGNLRGRADPNLNAVKIEKLSDDEEVDITDDMDELFPPTFQQDAGKPELSVISRSPVEETKGMEHVFLSVGHGSAISLPKEDSQHTKQDTADVLLFRGVAATCSQHMNGDKSVNLDYQQCNNFIEKVEQGRTGTSHGSRQVADKERNEEQRDLADNGLLFHSPCQVDEDHQEEAEELKPPDQEVEIDRSIILEEEKQAIPEFFEGRQAKTPERYLKIRNYILDQWERCKPKYLNKTSVRPGLKNCGDVNCIGRIHTYLELIGAINFGCEQAVYNRPQPADKTRSKEGKDTVEAYQLAQRLQSMRTRRRRVRDPWGNWCDAKDLEGQTFEHLSAEELARRREEEKLKPAKSSKGSRQIKSSFDPFQLIPCCLFTEEKQEPFQVKVSSEALLIMDLHSHVSMAEVIGLLGGRYSEADKIVEVCAAEPCNSLSTGLQCEMDPVSQTQASETLAARGYSVIGWYHSHPAFDPNPSIRDIDTQAKYQSYFSRGGAMFIGMIISPYNRNNPLPYSQMTCLVISDEISSDGFYRLPYKFEVQQMSEEPQWELIFEKTRWIIEKYKFCHSSVPMDKIFHRDSDLTCLQKLLECMRKTLDKVTNCFIAEEFLTQIENLFLSTYKSEEKSNAEESKNECSNELPM
- the MYSM1 gene encoding deubiquitinase MYSM1 isoform X2, with the protein product MVAQRHARCSFGCFHLPSPSPRLRPASPQGAASPREPRVRRRHAAHPLPRSLFASRERGVAVMAAEEPEVDVEGDPAAVPGEGAPGDHENTASSLLQDHYLDSSWRTDNSLPWTLDSSISEENRAVIEKMLLEEEYYLSNKSLSEKIWLNQKEAEKRSMKSPHKKTGKVMVRSPTKSTSYSVKWTSEEKELFEQGLVKFGRRWTKIAKLIGSRTVLQVKSYARQYFKNKAKNDESEKEEQNQCGSSLPSEDGIRVEAWSSGNLRGRADPNLNAVKIEKLSDDEEVDITDDMDELFPPTFQQDAGKPELSVISRSPVEETKGMEHVFLSVGHGSAISLPKEDSQHTKQDTADVLLFRGVAATCSQHMNGDKSVNLDYQQCNNFIEKVEQGRTGTSHGSRQVADKERNEEQRDLADNGLLFHSPCQVDEDHQEEAEELKPPDQEVEIDRSIILEEEKQAIPEFFEGRQAKTPERYLKIRNYILDQWERCKPKYLNKTSVRPGLKNCGDVNCIGRIHTYLELIGAINFGCEQAVYNRPQPADKTRSKEGKDTVEAYQLAQRLQSMRTRRRRVRDPWGNWCDAKDLEGQTFEHLSAEELARRREEEKLKPAKSSKGSRQIKSSFDPFQLIPCCLFTEEKQEPFQVKVSSEALLIMDLHSHVSMAEVIGLLGGRYSEADKIVEVCAAEPCNSLSTGLQCEMDPVSQTQASETLAARGYSVIGWYHSHPAFDPNPSIRDIDTQAKYQSYFSRGGAMFIGMIISPYNRNNPLPYSQMTCLVISDEISSDGFYRLPYKFEVQQMSEEPQWELIFEKTRWIIEKYKFCHSVPMDKIFHRDSDLTCLQKLLECMRKTLDKVTNCFIAEEFLTQIENLFLSTYKSEEKSNAEESKNECSNELPM